In Cololabis saira isolate AMF1-May2022 chromosome 4, fColSai1.1, whole genome shotgun sequence, one DNA window encodes the following:
- the aipl1 gene encoding aryl-hydrocarbon-interacting protein-like 1 has product MSDVQDTLLIGAEAVKKTILHGGTGDIPKFVAGAKVTFHFRTQLCDDDRTVIDDSKVVGTPMEIVIGNMFKIDIWETLLSSMRIGEVAEFWCDIIHTGVYPLVSKSMRRIAEGKDPVEWQIHTCGMANMMVYHSLGYDDLDELMKEPKPLYFIMELIMVQQPSEYNRETWALNDEERLKIVPVLHGQGNKLYKQKRYEEATQKYKEAIICIKNVQTKEKAWEVPWLKLEKMGNTLTLNYCQCLLCMEEYYEVIEHTTDIINQHPGAAKAFYLRGKAHKEVWNEAEARQDFSRVLDLDPGMKKAVKKELAVLSMRMEEKNQEDKNTYKGMF; this is encoded by the exons atgtcggATGTGCAAGATACACTCCTAATTGGAGCAGAGGCAGTCAAGAAAACCATCCTGCATGGAGGAACTGGAGACATCCCCAAATTCGTCGCTGGAGCCAAG GTGACGTTCCACTTCCGAACCCAGCTGTGTGATGATGATCGTACAGTGATAGATGACAGCAAAGTAGTGGGGACGCCCATGGAGATTGTTATTGGCAacatgtttaaaatagacatctgGGAGACTCTGTTGTCCTCCATGAGGATTGGGGAGGTGGCGGAGTTCTGGTGTGACATCATT CACACTGGCGTTTACCCACTCGTGTCCAAGAGTATGCGACGCATTGCTGAAGGCAAAGACCCAGTGGAGTGGCAGATCCACACGTGTGGTATGGCAAACATGATGGTCTACCACAGCCTTGGCTATGACGACCTGGATGAGCTGATGAAGGAGCCAAAGCCACTGTACTTTATCATGGAGCTGATCATG GTGCAGCAGCCCAGTGAGTATAATAGAGAGACGTGGGCTCTGAATGATGAGGAGAGGCTGAAGATAGTACCGGTGCTGCACGGCCAGGGAAATAAACTCTACAAACAGAAACGATATGAAGAAGCCACGCAGAAATACAAGGAGGCCATCATCTGCATCAAGAATGTTCAGACGAAG GAGAAAGCCTGGGAAGTCCCATGGCTGAAGCTGGAGAAGATGGGAAATACTTTAACGCTTAATTACTGCCAGTGTTTACTCTGCATGGAAGAGTATTACGAAGTCATCGAGCACACGACAGACATTATCAATCAGCACCCAG GTGCGGCAAAGGCCTTCTACCTGCGAGGGAAGGCCCACAAGGAGGTGTGGAACGAGGCGGAGGCTCGGCAGGACTTCAGCAGGGTGCTGGACCTTGACCCTGGCATGAAGAAGGCTGTCAAGAAGGAGCTGGCGGTGCTGAGCATGCGCATGGAGGAAAAGAACCAGGAGGACAAGAACACGTATAAAGGCATGTTTTGA
- the trarg1a gene encoding trafficking regulator of GLUT4 1, whose protein sequence is MAINTDADFQKSNLGEGGGGAQPADFQETEKLLAVTTEPGRDGMKMSTSFSVHTGGDGGPEADQNGHGIALRSGSAGQLAAAAPLSPSRVSLSRSSTGNAAVPESPKPRDYLILVILSCFCPVWPVSIVALVYSIMSRNSLQAGDIDGARRLGRLARLISIVSMVLGVVIIVVYTSVQLSGAH, encoded by the exons ATGGCCATCAACACGGACGCAGACTTCCAGAAGTCCAACTTGGGTGAGGGCGGAGGAGGCGCGCAGCCCGCGGACTTCCAGGAGACGGAGAAACTCCTGGCGGTGACCACGGAGCCCGGCAGGGACGGGATGAAGATGTCCACCTCGTTCTCCGTGCACACGGGCGGGGACGGGGGTCCCGAGGCCGACCAGAACGGGCACGGCATCGCGCTGAGGTCGGGCTCCGCGGGGCAGCTGGCCGCGGCCGCGCCGCTGTCCCCGTCCCGGGTCAGCCTGAGCCGCTCCTCCACCGGGAACGCCGCCGTGCCGGAGAGCCCCAAGCCCCGGGACTACCTCATCCTGGTCATCCTCTCCTGCTTTTGCCCCGTGTGGCCCGTCAGCATCGTGGCGCTGGTCTACTCCATCATG TCCAGAAACAGTCTGCAGGCCGGGGACATAGACGGGGCCAGGAGGCTCGGCCGACTGGCTCGTCTGATCAGTATCGTGTCCATGGTGCTGGGAGTGGTCATCATCGTAGTCTACACCTCAGTCCAACTCTCAG GTGCACACTGA